A genomic window from Cygnus olor isolate bCygOlo1 chromosome W unlocalized genomic scaffold, bCygOlo1.pri.v2 SUPER_W3, whole genome shotgun sequence includes:
- the LOC121062933 gene encoding SKI family transcriptional corepressor 2-like, whose product MATSPLPSPTDILLLSPSSAYPPDPMSQPRANHAAMKPNQVGQVILYGIPIVSLVIDGQERLCLAQISNTLLKNFSYNEIHNRRVALGITCVQCTPVQLEILRRAGAMPISSRRCGMITKREAERLCKSFLGENRPPKLPDNFTFDVSHECAWGCRGSFIPARYNSSRAKCIKCSYCSMYFSPNKFIFHSHRTPDAKYTQPDAANFNSWRRHLKLTDKNPQDELVFAWEDVKAMFNGGSRKRALPPVPPAPATTAAPCHPLGSVKAAATVVGGGLLSPHLLAAPPELHQKRPRFEEDDELQEAVAVHGRKSPRSYPVIPVPSKGSFGGVLHKFPACRGLFPHPYGFPVAAFGLCHKKEEGVGGGGAETRGEGHKAGGGASGGGLSGLFWSGRKDAAFYPPFCMFWPPRTPAGLPVPAYLQPPPQPPGALGCSLDDGAGLLRQAFLDLSEPGGGGVEPVSPAASEGGSGGGGRVPSHPPHLLEAAGGDRKSGGGGGGYHHSSAFRPVGGKEDSESLAKLHGGGPHRPASPLQLLLPPPPPPEEGGCDWHPNPPPPPPHHLLSPGGTSCSFASEDSSEEEEAKEDEPEVDVERHKPPKEEEDGEEEEEEEEEMADHLVASSCFLLTWGPLEKGGQDRPTAAIPFTRPPVEEKPGEGQVPPQPPPRHPKASSGSSSLAHHPSLEEQLSYKDNQKSKESNQVILPTKEDNFSDKNKEHNFFITDSEPSGGDFWRDIAGEHTQETNSHHSLKKDVENMGKEELQKVLFEQIDLRRRLEQEFQVLKGNSSFPVFNNFQDQMKRELAYREEMVQQLQIIPYAASLIRKEKLGTHLSKS is encoded by the exons ATGGCGACAAGcccgctgcccagccccacggaCATCCTGCTACTGTCGCCGTCCAGCGCGTACCCGCCGGACCCCATGAGCCAGCCGCGGGCCAACCACGCCGCCATGAAGCCCAACCAGGTGGGGCAGGTGATCCTCTACGGCATCCCCATCGTGTCCCTGGTGATCGACGGGCAGGAGCGGCTGTGCCTGGCGCAGATCTCCAACACGCTGCTCAAGAACTTCAGCTACAACGAGATTCACAACCGGCGGGTGGCCCTGGGTATCACCTGCGTGCAGTGCACGCCGGTGCAGCTGGAGATCCTGCGGCGGGCCGGGGCCATGCCCATCTCCTCCCGCCGCTGTGGCATGATAACCAAGCGGGAGGCTGAGCGGCTCTGCAAGTCCTTCCTGGGGGAGAACCGGCCGCCCAAACTGCCGGACAACTTCACCTTCGACGTGTCGCACGAGTGTGCATGGGGCTGCCGGGGCAGCTTCATCCCGGCCCGCTACAACAGCTCCCGCGCCAAGTGCATCAAATGCAGCTACTGCAGCATGTACTTCTCCCCCAACAAGTTCATCTTCCACTCGCACCGCACCCCTGACGCCAAGTACACGCAGCCTGACGCCGCCAACTTCAACTCATGGCGCCGCCACCTCAAGCTCACCGACAAGAACCCCCAGGACGAGCTGGTTTTCGCCTGGGAGGACGTCAAGGCCATGTTCAATGGCGGCAGCCGCAAGCGGGCCCTGCCACCCgtccccccggcccctgccACCACCGCCGCCCCCTGCCACCCGCTGGGCTCGGTGAAGGCGGCGGCCACCGTGGTGGGCGGGGGGCTGCTGAGCCCCCACCTGCTGGCCGCTCCTCCGGAGCTGCACCAGAAGCGGCCCCGCTTCGAGGAGGACGACGAGCTGCAGGAGGCGGTGGCGGTGCATGGTAGAAAGAGCCCGCGGAGCTACCCGGTCATCCCGGTGCCCAGCAAGGGCTCCTTCGGCGGTGTGCTGCACAAGTTCCCCGCCTGCAGAGGGCTCTTCCCGCACCCCTACGGCTTCCCCGTCGCCGCCTTCGGGCTGTGCCACAAGAAGGAGGAGGGCGttgggggcggcggggctgagACCCGCGGCGAGGGGCACAAGGCTGGCGGGGGGGCGTCAGGCGGGGGGCTCTCGGGGCTCTTCTGGTCCGGCAGGAAGGACGCCGCCTTCTACCCGCCCTTCTGCATGTTCTGGCCGCCCCGCACGCCCGCCGGCCTGCCGGTGCCCGCCTACCTgcagccgccgccgcagccccccggcgcTTTGGGCTGCTCTCTGGACGACGGCGCCGGGCTGCTCCGCCAGGCCTTCCTGGACCTCTCGGAGCCCGGCG gcggcggcgtGGAGCCGGTCTCACCCGCAGCCTCGGaagggggcagcggggggggcggccgggtCCCCTCGCACCCTCCGCACCTGCTAGAAGCCGCGGGGGGTGACCGCAAGTCGGGTGGTGGCGGCGGTGGCTACCACCACTCCAGCGCTTTCCGCCCGGTGGGCGGCAAGGAGGACTCGGAGAGCCTGGCCAAGCTGCACGGCGGCGGCCCGCACCGCCCCGCCTCGccgctgcagctcctgctgccgcccccgccgccccccgagGAGGGGGGCTGCGACTGGCACCCGAaccccccgccgccgcccccgcaccacctcctctcccccggcggcaccagctgcagctttgCCAGCGAGGAcagcagcgaggaggaggaggccaagGAGGATGAGCCCGAGGTCGACGTCGAGAGGCACAAGCCCcccaaggaggaggaggacggagaggaggaggaggaggaggaggaggagatggctgATCACCTGGTGGCCTCCAGTTGCTTCTTGCTCACGTGGGGTCCACTGGAGAAGGGTGGCCAGGATCGCCCCACTGCTGCCATCCCCTTCACCCGGCCACCCGTCGAGGAGAAGCCAGGCGAAGGCCAGGTCCCACCACAGCCGCCTCCCAGGCACCCCAAggccagcagtggcagcagcagcctggcacaCCACCCGTCGCTGGAAGAGCAGCTCTCCTACAAAGAT aaTCAGAAAAGCAAGGAGAGTAATCAAGTCATCTTGCCCACAAAAGAGGATAACTTCTCAG ATAAGAACAAGGAGCATAATTTTTTCATCACAGATTCAGAGCCTTCAGGAGGAGACTTCTGGAGAGATATAGCAG gcGAACACACACAAGAAACCAATTCACATCATTCACTGAAGAAGGATGTAGAAAACATGgggaaag AGGAACTCCAGAAGGTTTTGTTTGAACAAATTGATTTACGGAGGAGGCTAGAACAGGAATTCCAGGTGTTGAAAGGAAATTCATCATTCCCTGTCTTCA ATAACTTTCAAGATCAGATGAAGCGGGAGCTGGcatacagagaagaaatggtACAGCAGCTACAAATT